The genomic region CTCAACGTCGCGGAAGGGGCGACGATAAGCGACGTCGTCGGGGACGTTAAGATAGCCGTTCCGGAGGGCTTTGGTGCGGCGCTAACGGCCAAGGACATCGTTGGGGACGTAACGAACACCGCCGCAGGAAAGAACGGCACCGTTGTGGTGATTGTGACGGACGTTGTTGGGGATGTGGAGATAAAGAGGTGACTTTTTAAGCCCCGGATTTTTCATTCCTCTGGTGATGACCATGGCGAAGGAACTTACGCGCTCTAGGGAAGACAGAATCCTTCTAGGTGTCCTCGGTGGAATAGCCGAGCATCTCAACGTTGACCCCACCCTTGTAAGGCTGATATTCGTGGTTCTCCTGGTGTTCAATCCGGCAGCTATGACGCTGCTCTACTTCCTTGCGGCTCTCGTGATACCCGAGGAGGAAACGGACACGGAAGAATCCTTCTCCGAGAGAATCGACGACCTGATAGACGAGACAGGAGAAAGGCTGGGGGAAGTGTTCTCGGGCAACGAAAACTCCAAGGCAATAGCCCTCCTGCTGATATTACTGGGTGCAATACTGCTGGCGGGGCCGTTCATGCCGTTCTTCCTACCGGCTGTTGACTTCAGAACATTGCTGGCGGTTATATTCCTGATAATCGGCATAATCCTCCTCATGAGGGGTGATTGAGATGAGAACCTTTGGCTGGATTCTCGTTTTCCTAGGCCTCCTTTTACTCCTAAGGGAGTTTCAGCCCGCTTTCCTGGACTGGCTCAGGCCGTACGCGCCGTACATAAAGGACGCCTTCTGGGGAATCACGCTTATGGCCTTCGGACTCTACGCTCTGACTAGGAGAACCGCCCGCAAGCTTGTGCTGCTCCTGTACCTACTCTATCTGCTCCTCTACTTGGTGGTCTGAATGGAGAGATGGAGAATAGTCCGCGCCTTCACCCTCGGTTCGCTCCTCGAGGCCGCGGTTCCGAAACCGGGCAACGTGAGCCGCCTCAGGGACTTCGACGACCTTACCTTCTACCACTTCCTCTTCGCCGACACAGCCGTCACAGGGGTTTACTACGAGGCCGTGAAGACGGCGGAGCTTCTGAGGAAGGGCATCCTCGAGCCCCGGGAAGCGGGACTCGGGGAGCTGATAAAGCGGGCGGTTCAGGCATCGCGCGAGGCCCAGGACGCCAACCCCAACTTCGGGGTCGTGGCCCTCTCGCTTCCCCTCATCATGGGGATGACGATGGGGATGAACATGCTCGATGCAAGGAAAAAGGCGAGGCTGCTGATAGAGGAATCAACCGTCAGGGACACGATGGAGTTCTACCGGGCGATAAGGATAGCCAACCCCAAGGGAATTCCCAGCGGCGTCAAGTACGACGTTTATTCCGACGATTCCTTCAGGGAGCTTTTCCAGGACGGGATCAACCTCGCCAGGCTCGCCGAGATAAGCTGCGGGCGCGAGCTGATATTCTGCGAGTGGCTCAAGGAATACGAGCTGAGCTACTCCACCTTCGGAAGGCTCTACGAGCTGATAAAAGAGCTTCCGCTGGATGAGGCTGTGCTCAGGGCTTTTCTTGAGCTTTTGGCTGCCAATATGGACACGCTGATAGCCAGAAAGGCCGGCCTTGAGGAGGCTAAGCTCGTTCGGGAAAACGCCGGGAAAGTTCTCGCCGGGGAACTCAGCGTTGAGGAGTTCGATGCCTTTATGCGCGAGAGGGGCGACCTGAGAAACCCGGGCAGCCTGGCGGACGTCATGGCAGTATCGCTCAGCCTGCTCGTTCTCAGGGGATTGAGGATAGAATTGAGAAACGGAAGGGTCTGGGGAGTTATAGGACGACCTTGAAGCGCTTTGCCCCGCCCAGACCGAGGCCCAGCGCCTTGCTGTCAATGACGACGGCGTCGCCGCCGAGTTCGTCGAGCATGCGTATCTTTAGACCGGAGAGCTCGAAAACCTCCTCCTCGTCGCCGAACTCCTCGTTTATCTGCGCCTTTATGAACTCGTAGGCCTCTTTTCCTAGAAGGACCACGTCTGGCTCGTATCCGTCGAGCTTCAGCTCGTTTGCCTTCTCCTCCGCGGTGCTCAGAACACGGATCAGGTCGCCTCTCATGGCTTACACCGGAAAGAGTTGTCGTGAGGGACTAAAAATGTGCCGGTTCTAACTTTCACCGGGACCGTTCTCCTCGACGGCGGTGAACGCTTTCACGTAGGCCTTCACGATGTCCTCGTCGCCCATTAGCATTAGAATCCTCGCCAGGTTCATTCTCCTTACCTCGGCGAACTCCACGTACAGGTACTCGTCACCCCTGCGGTAGAGCTTAGCAGAGACGCCCAGCAGAATGTCCCCCTTGAGAGGTTTCATCTCTGAAACCTCCCGAAAGCCCGCGTCCCTTATTCTTTCCTCGGTTGCCCTTATCACGTTCTCCAGACTGCAGTTGCACGTTCCGTTGAACCACTTGGGTACAGGCGGGTGGCCGCAGACCTTTTCGAAGTCCGTCTCGTTGCCGCATAACAGGTACTCCCAGAGGTGCCATCTCCCCTCGCCCGTTGGAATGAGGTAGTAGGCTATTCTGACTTCTCCCGCCGGCACGCTGTCCCGGTGGGAGCTTTGGGATATGATTCCACACCTTGGTTCGCTGGAGTTTTCGCACTTCCAATTTAGCATTCCAGTGTGCCAGGTGCTTCCTCTGCCGTTGAGCGTTACCTGGACCTCGCTTTTCTGTATTGCACACGGGGGGAAGATTCCCCTTTCCGTTGCCCAGGGGACTATCCTCATAGTCCCGTTTCCCTCAGCGGGCCATACCCCGGGCATTTCGGAGAATATCAGGATCGAACCGTTTTCTAGGTACCTCTCAACGTGACCTCCCTGTATTCCGGGAACGTACTTTACCGGGCTCGTGAGCGAGCAGTGATAATCTGAATTGGAGCTTTCGTCCTGCGTTAGCTTCCACGCCACCACTGCCAGGGTGAGCATCAAAAACAAGAGGAGGAACGCCCCCCGACTACCTTTCAATCACATCGCCTCCGATTGATAATGGACATGCGTAATCTTGGCATGTCCCAAGTGGGAATTGCATTACAAAATATGCCACTGGATTATTTAACTCTTTCTACCATCAAAAGTGAAAACCTAGCCAAAATCAAGTTATAAAAATTTAGGTCTCAAACAATAAAATCGTGAAACGTTAAAGCCCGAACGCCCCCTTGATGCCGTTGATTATCATCTGAACGGCCATCGAGGTCAGTATCAGACCCATCATTCTCGTCATGACCTTTATTCCCACCCTTCCGAGCTTCTTTTGTATCCCGTTCGAGGAGCAGAGGATCAGCCAGACGGTCAGGCCTATCGCGAGAATGCTCGCTATCACTGTCGCCTTTTCCGGAACGCCGTGGCTCTTCGCCATGTAGAGCATCACGGTTGTTATCGCACCCGGGCCGGAGATTAGGGGTATGGCGAGCGGGATTATGGCAACCTCCTCCAGCGTAACCACTTCCTCGCTGAACTCTTCCGTCTCCTCTTTGCTTATCTTGACCGTCGAGAGCCGGCCCGAGAGCATGTCCATTGCCATCTTGAAGAGGAGTATGCCGCCCGCTATGGCGAAGGCATCGATGCTCGAGCCGAAGAACTTGAATATCCACTCCCCTATGAGTGCGAAGACGACGAGGGTCACGATAACCGTGGTGGCGGTTTTTTGTGCTATCTCCCGTCTCTGGCTCCAGGAAAGGTCGTGGGTGACCCCGAGGAAGACTGGAACCGCTCCGACCGGGTTCGTTATCGCGAACAGTCCGCCGTAGAGTATGACGAAGTACTTCAGGTACTCGAGCAAGCTACCACCCTTCCGGGCCGGAGAAGAGGGGGTTAAAAAGTTAATCCTTCCCCCCGCGGATAATCTCGAAGGAGTACGTGACCTCAGCACCGCTCAGTTTAACGTGTGCGCTGGCCGAGCAGTATTTGTCCTGGCTCAGCTCTATCGCGCGCCTGGCCTTCTCCTCCTTCACGTCGCCGTATATCCTGTAGTGGAGGTGGATTTTCCGGTATATCTTCGGGTGCTCCTCCCTCCTCTCGCCGCTGATCTCGACCTCCAGCCCTTCGATCGGCTCGCGCATCTTCTGGAGAATCATGACGACGTCGTAGGCGGTGCAGCCGGCAACGCTCAGAAGGAGGAGCTTCATGGGGCTTATCCCGCCCTCCCCAAGTATGACGGAGCATTTGTCGCTCTCCACCCTGCCGATGAACTGATAGTCCTTGAACCACTCAACCTTTCCCTTCACAGGTTCGGTCATGAGCATCACCGGTTCCACCTCGGGCAAGGCCTTTAAAGGGGTTTCTGAAACTTGAGGTGATGTACATACGTCCCTTTGACCCCTGGAAGGCGAAGCTCTGCACCTGCCCCTTCAAGTACACGCTGAACGTCTATACCGGCTGCGACCACGCGTGCGTTTACTGCTACATAACGGGCTACATCCCCAACGCCTTCCGCGTACGGACAAAGGATGGGCTTCTTCCAAAACTGGAGCGTGAGCTGAGGCGTTTTGACCGGCGCTGCATCATCGCCCTCTCCTACTCCTCGGACCCGTATCCAACGATTGAGCGTGAGCTGGGCATAACCCGGAGCGTTCTCAAGCTCTTCAAACGCTACGACGTCCGCTGCCTGCTCCTCACGAAGTCGGAGGTCTTTGAGCGCGACCTGGACGTTCTGAGAGAGCTTAAGTGTGCCATCGGGATAACGGTAACCACGGTGGATAAACGGAAGGCGAAGCTGCTGGAGCCGAATGCTCCCTCCCCGAGGGCGAGAATCCGGGCGCTTGAGAGGGCCAAGGATGCTGGTATTCCAGTTTACGCCCGCATTGACCCCATAATACCGTTCTACACGTGGGAGGACTTCGAGGAGACGCTCGATGCCCTGAGCTTCGTGAACCATATAACGGTCTCGACCCTCAAGCTGAGGCCAGATTCAAAGGGGAGGATGTTCGCCAAGTTTCCGGAGCTGATGGAGAGGCTCTGGCCCCTCTACGAGAGGGGGGAGAAGATTGGGGGATACCACTACCTGCCTCGCGAGCTGAGGTTTGAGATCCTAAGGGAAGCGGAGAGAAGGATTCTGGAAAGGGGAATCACGTTTGGGTCGTGTCGGGAGGGCTATCGGTCGTTTCCGAGCTGTGATGGCTCTCACCTTGTTCCTCCGTAATGGATGGGGCTTCTTCGATTTCCGCCTTCCCGAGCTTTTCCTTGAGCTCCGCCTCTATCTCGACCCTCTCAAGCTCGAGCCTCTTCGCCCGGTACTCGGCCGCTGCCCTTACGAAGGCCTCGTACAGTCTCTCCATCTCCGGAAGGTATTCGGGCTGCCACTGGACCCCCATGATGAAGCCCTCTGCATCCTCGGCGCCCTCTATTGCCTCGATCAGCCCATCGACTGCATACGCAACCGGCCGGATTCCTTCGCCCACCCTCTTGACGGCCTGGTGGTGGAAGCTGTTCACCCGGAGATA from Thermococcus celericrescens harbors:
- a CDS encoding OsmC family protein; the encoded protein is MTEPVKGKVEWFKDYQFIGRVESDKCSVILGEGGISPMKLLLLSVAGCTAYDVVMILQKMREPIEGLEVEISGERREEHPKIYRKIHLHYRIYGDVKEEKARRAIELSQDKYCSASAHVKLSGAEVTYSFEIIRGGKD
- a CDS encoding PspC domain-containing protein, whose protein sequence is MTMAKELTRSREDRILLGVLGGIAEHLNVDPTLVRLIFVVLLVFNPAAMTLLYFLAALVIPEEETDTEESFSERIDDLIDETGERLGEVFSGNENSKAIALLLILLGAILLAGPFMPFFLPAVDFRTLLAVIFLIIGIILLMRGD
- the snatA gene encoding neutral amino acid NAAT transporter SnatA, translating into MLEYLKYFVILYGGLFAITNPVGAVPVFLGVTHDLSWSQRREIAQKTATTVIVTLVVFALIGEWIFKFFGSSIDAFAIAGGILLFKMAMDMLSGRLSTVKISKEETEEFSEEVVTLEEVAIIPLAIPLISGPGAITTVMLYMAKSHGVPEKATVIASILAIGLTVWLILCSSNGIQKKLGRVGIKVMTRMMGLILTSMAVQMIINGIKGAFGL
- a CDS encoding SPL family radical SAM protein, whose protein sequence is MYIRPFDPWKAKLCTCPFKYTLNVYTGCDHACVYCYITGYIPNAFRVRTKDGLLPKLERELRRFDRRCIIALSYSSDPYPTIERELGITRSVLKLFKRYDVRCLLLTKSEVFERDLDVLRELKCAIGITVTTVDKRKAKLLEPNAPSPRARIRALERAKDAGIPVYARIDPIIPFYTWEDFEETLDALSFVNHITVSTLKLRPDSKGRMFAKFPELMERLWPLYERGEKIGGYHYLPRELRFEILREAERRILERGITFGSCREGYRSFPSCDGSHLVPP
- a CDS encoding family 4A encapsulin nanocompartment shell protein, producing the protein MRGDLIRVLSTAEEKANELKLDGYEPDVVLLGKEAYEFIKAQINEEFGDEEEVFELSGLKIRMLDELGGDAVVIDSKALGLGLGGAKRFKVVL
- a CDS encoding triphosphoribosyl-dephospho-CoA synthase, producing the protein MERWRIVRAFTLGSLLEAAVPKPGNVSRLRDFDDLTFYHFLFADTAVTGVYYEAVKTAELLRKGILEPREAGLGELIKRAVQASREAQDANPNFGVVALSLPLIMGMTMGMNMLDARKKARLLIEESTVRDTMEFYRAIRIANPKGIPSGVKYDVYSDDSFRELFQDGINLARLAEISCGRELIFCEWLKEYELSYSTFGRLYELIKELPLDEAVLRAFLELLAANMDTLIARKAGLEEAKLVRENAGKVLAGELSVEEFDAFMRERGDLRNPGSLADVMAVSLSLLVLRGLRIELRNGRVWGVIGRP